TGACCTCGCTGAGGCCACAACTAACCGGCCAACGGGTTCATGTCAATTTGGAAGGTTACGGGCTTGGTTCCCCTATAGATAATCCCGTTGGGGACACCATCGCGTTTATCCTTCGTTGCTTTGGTAGCCACTGCATTGGCCGACCGGCTCACGCCTCCGAGGCGCACCGCTCGCGCCAGCTTCACTGTCACTTCCGCCGCTTGATCCTCTTCGGCACGCCGGCAACGGCCTCTGCCTCGTGTTTCCTCCTTGAACTGTGCGTTGGCTCTCCTCTTCTCATGAGAGAGCCAGCTTCATTTCAACAAAAGGAGGAAACAAGATGGCTACCAACAACAAAAAACCCACTCACACGCTGCGATGCGGCAACATCAAAGCGACGATCTGGCAGAATGTCAGTGAGAACGGCCCGTTCTTCGCGACGACCTTCTCTCGACCGTTCAAGGACCAGTCCGGCGCGTGGCGCAATGGGACGTCCTTCGGTCTCAACGACCTTGAGGCCCTGATCAACGTCGCGCTTGAAGCGAAGGAGTGGATCGAGGCACATACCTTGAAGCACTGAGCCGCTTCAGTGGGAAGCCTCCGGCCCTCCGGGGGCTTCCTCCCTACATGCCTTCCTTCTATGCCGTCGCAGAATATGGGACCATCCACTTGCATCCGGCCAGCTTTTGCAGTTTAAATTCACCACCGAATTATTGGATGACGCAACTTTGAGTGATCCTAAAACCGCAGGTAAACAGGTCGGCACCATGCTGCAGGATTTCGTGGACGAATTCCAGTCGCTTGAGACACAAGAGCGGTTACTCCTCCTGAAAGACGCTCAAACGGGAGCTCTTTACTGCGAGTGTCACTTAATAGCCAACAGACTCATTTCCCTTAGTACCACTGATGTTCCTCACGGGGGAAAAGACAGATGCGGCTAGTCGTCTCATCCTACGGCACTCTTGGTGCGGAAGCATCATGACACACCATGATCCATGTTGATCTGAATCATCACGGATCCTTCACTTTTGCTATTGATTTCTTCTGCTATGTGTCCTGAGGTAGGCCTTCGGCAGGACATTTCTTCATCAGCGGGCTGTAGGTTCTCCCCCTACACAGTCCGCCAAACGTCAATCGCCTAAATCATCGAGCCAGTCATTCGCGTCGTTACAGTCCCTTGCACCGAAACTGCATGCCCCATCGACGCCCTAAGGTATCACCTTCCGTACCTTCTACAATAGATTGGCTGCCATAGCCTCGTACTTCCCCATCTTTCAGAATGATGTAGCCGGACGGACATTTGTTTTCCATAACCTGTGTGGCCTCCTTCCGGTGCGGTGATCCCATCGGGCCACCGCGGTCCTCTTTGTATAAATAGGTGACGACCCCGCCTTGCTCTGTTTCGTGGGTTAGCATGACCGCGTCCGAACAGCTGGCGCAGACGAGTAGCAGCGCCGGCCATAGAAAATTCACCGGTCGATTACTGAGGTAAGGTAACACCATATCGCGTGATGCTCTTTCGTTCCTGAGAACTTCTCATAAATCCTGGGAATAGCCTAACAGATTCTTGGGGCGCTGATGGCATCAATATCGCGCGCCCCTGTTCGAGCGGCGGCTGCGCTTCCCACAGAATTTCTAAGTATATCTCTTATGATTTCTCGTTGGTGCGAGCGCTGAGGAAAGAACCACATTTTCGACGTTAGAGGTGCCGGCTTCGATGCATTGTCCTGCGTGGGAGATGTTCCCCACTAAAGCGTACAGAAAATTGAAGAAAGGGAGTTTATCTCATGTGCAGTAACGAAAGCGGCGTAGCGCCATCTCATGACGCTACGCCGCTACGATGACTCTCGAACGAAACGACCTATTTTCCGACCATAACTTCGGTCGCCTTCACTGCAACCGTCACTCCATCGTGCACTTTCAACCCCATGTTCTTGACCGAACCTTCCGTGATCGCGGCTACAAATTCCAGGTTACCGACTTTCACGGTCACCTCCGCCATCGCCGCCCCTTCCTTAATGTGGGTAACGGTCCCCTGATATTGATTGCGTGCGCTGAGTTTCATGATGCTCCCTCCTTTGTTGTGAACATATGTTTAGGCCAGCTCTCTTCCCGAGGCTGACCGTATTTGTACAAACCATAGCATCAGGCCTCGATAAGAGGATGGGAGTCGTGTGAGAATTTTTCGCTAGTCTCGTCACAGGACACCTGGTCGCACAACGAGCCAATTTGACGGAAGCTGTTGAGGTTTATAAAGCGCGTGTGGTGAAAGGTCGAAGGAGCACGGATGCGGAGTCGGTCTCGTTAGTCTTTGACGACCATAACCTCGGTTGCTTTGACGAGGGCCATCGCCGTATCACCCACGTGAACCCCCAGCTCGTCAAGGGCATCTCTGGTAATCACGGCCGTAATCTTGTGTGAACCGATGTCGATATCGACTTGTGCCATGATTGCATCGCGTTTGATTGCGATGATTTTCCCCACCAGCTTGTTTCGTCCGCTCATGTCTTCGGTGCCGGACTTCTTTTTCCCGAGCCACAGGTCAAGCAGTGACTTCTTGAACCGGTATCGGCCTCCGATCTTGGGCGCCTGAATTTTGCCTTCCCAGATATAGCGGTAGAACGTGGCTAACGTCAGCCTGACATATTTGGCTGCCTCTTTTGCCGTGAGCACATCCCCGCGGTCTGATTGATATCTCTGCACTTCCGCTCCCCCGTGTCTTTGGCCGCTCGTTCTCTTCATTCTTGCCGCAGCAATATGATCGCACTGCAGTCACTTGTCCTATTTCAGCATACTCGGATACTTAACATATCTCATCGAGTGACGATACAGTAGATATCAGGGTTCATAGTGACGTCACCACTAGCTTATCCCTCTGACATTGATGGAAATTCTTCTTGGAGGGCCACGGAATCGCCTATAGAACAAGGCGGGATTGGCTCGCCGCTAATCGGAACAACCGATTAATAGTCGTCGCTGGAGTCGAGCGCCGGTCCCTAGAGGTACTAGGCGTAGCCGCTCAGGAGGGATGGATACACTGACCAAATCCCATACCTGCAGAGGTCTCCCGAACCCTTCTTCTCCGTCGAGACTCTTGAGTGTAATCTGCTGCCCTCGAATCTTGACGATGACGATGGTTCGGGTCTCTCGATGGTCTACCAACACGACCCGCCCTGGCCATTGGTTACAATTCATCGGATTCTTCGGCTGATGCGGGCCTAACTTTACGTGCGAGGCAGCGAATGCTACAAGGACCCGATGGCCCGGCACAAGAAACCGTTGGAAGTCACACGTGCACGCGCATCTATCCATTTCCAACTCCAGAAACCCTCCTTCGTCCGATACGACGTGCAGAGTCCGATGTGACGTCATGTCGACCGCCAATATGGTGCCCACAATGCGATTGAAGATTCGAGGAGGCGTCCCTCGCTGAGATGAGATAGAGAACTCGGCTTCAGGTGCCTTTACAATTGTGGCCATTGCACTCTCCTTCGATCAATGCATCCTCAGAGCGGGATCAGAATCCTGTAAGTCAATATGCTCGACTTCAGAATACTTGTCAAGATGTCAAACATAAAAGATTGTGTTTCTTTAACATGGCACAGCGCAGTGGGCATGACATTGCCACGCAGACGACTCTCCTAGGCGAAGCATGCGCCTTTGGCTTCCGGCAGTGTAACAGTGTCGGAATGGAGTTGTGACTGCAAGACAAGAATAGAAGATCAATAGTGAACGGCTTTCAGGCTAATCGGTGAGTTCCTCAAGCAGTGCGACCGTTTTGACGTGCGCGCAGAGCCGTTGTCCTGGTGCGAGCTTAAGGTCCACCAGTGACTTCTTGGTAATGCTGGCCACGAGCGGACAACCGATATCCAGTTGAACATCCACCGTAGACTGATCCACCTCCTTGATCTCAACAACAGTCGCCTCCAAGATGTTGAGCGCACTAGTAGAAG
The window above is part of the Nitrospiraceae bacterium genome. Proteins encoded here:
- a CDS encoding TOBE domain-containing protein, yielding MKLSARNQYQGTVTHIKEGAAMAEVTVKVGNLEFVAAITEGSVKNMGLKVHDGVTVAVKATEVMVGK
- a CDS encoding TOBE domain-containing protein, which encodes MQRYQSDRGDVLTAKEAAKYVRLTLATFYRYIWEGKIQAPKIGGRYRFKKSLLDLWLGKKKSGTEDMSGRNKLVGKIIAIKRDAIMAQVDIDIGSHKITAVITRDALDELGVHVGDTAMALVKATEVMVVKD